A single genomic interval of Hevea brasiliensis isolate MT/VB/25A 57/8 chromosome 4, ASM3005281v1, whole genome shotgun sequence harbors:
- the LOC110672710 gene encoding pectinesterase translates to MGMLHLMVFWLLGSALGASFSWGVPLNVNFQTRVQRECSFTRYPSLCQNTLMELKDHPLHIISALVNKTISETNLPSTYFQTLSSQLEIQDAQLAKSSTDYCEKLMKMSLKQLDRSLLALKESPRKNKNDIQTWLSAALTFQQACKDSTAGVLNSKISSKMDYLSQLTSNPLALVNRITSNNVKLKNNTRSRPLDGQVEDFPKWVSAKDRKILQSGTIKANAVVAKDGTGNYKTISEAIKAAGGGRFVIYVKLGVYKEKIRTNKDGITLIGDGKYSTIIAGDDSVAGGSSMPDSATFTITGDGFIARDIGFQNTAGPGGKQALALYIASDHSALYRCSIAGYQDTLYALALRQFYRECDIHGTVDFIFGNAAAVFQNCYLVLRRPHGGAYNVILAHGRTDPGQSTGFSIQNCRIAASSDFSPIKHSFNSYLGRPWKQYSRSVVMESSIDDAISSRGWVEWPGAGSYAKTLYFAEFSNTGPGAGTSRRVNWPGFHVIGVEEAVKFTVGNFIAGTSWLPSTGVTFVSGLH, encoded by the exons ATGGGAATGCTACATTTGATGGTTTTTTGGCTACTAGGATCTGCCCTAGGGGCCTCCTTTTCATGGGGTGTTCCCCTGAATGTCAATTTCCAAACACGGGTCCAAAGGGAATGCAGCTTTACTCGTTACCCTAGCCTGTGTCAAAATAccttgatggagttgaaggatcaTCCTCTTCATATTATATCTGCTCTTGTTAACAAGACAATTTCAGAGACCAATCTGCCAAGCACCTACTTCCAAACACTCAGCTCCCAATTGGAAATCCAAGATGCTCAACTTGCTAAATCCTCCACAG ATTATTGTGAAAAGCTCATGAAGATGTCACTGAAACAGCTAGACAGGTCGCTGTTGGCACTGAAGGAATCTCCAAGAAAGAACAAGAACGACATCCAAACCTGGCTAAGTGCAGCCCTGACCTTCCAACAAGCCTGCAAAGATTCAACCGCCGGTGTTCTCAACTCCAAAATTTCTAGCAAAATGGATTATCTCTCCCAATTGACCAGCAACCCTTTAGCTCTTGTCAACAGGATTACTAGTAATAATGTTAAGCTTAAAAACAACACCAGAAGTAGACCTCTAGACGGGCAAGTAGAGGATTTTCCCAAGTGGGTATCGGCGAAAGATCGAAAAATCCTCCAGAGTGGCACCATTAAGGCGAATGCTGTGGTTGCAAAAGACGGAACAGGCAACTATAAAACGATTTCAGAAGCTATCAAAGCTGCCGGTGGGGGTCGGTTTGTGATTTATGTGAAGTTAGGAGTTTACAAGGAGAAAATTCGCACCAATAAAGATGGTATTACCTTGATAGGAGATGGCAAGTACTCTACTATCATTGCTGGTGATGACAGTGTAGCTGGAGGTTCCTCCATGCCTGACTCTGCCACATTCA CAATTACAGGCGATGGATTTATAGCTCGTGACATTGGATTTCAGAACACTGCAGGACCTGGAGGAAAACAAGCGTTGGCTCTATACATCGCCTCTGATCATTCAGCTCTATATAGATGCAGCATCGCAGGCTACCAAGACACCTTATATGCACTTGCACTTCGTCAATTCTACAGAGAATGCGACATTCATGGCACCGTTGACTTCATTTTCGGCAACGCAGCTGCTGTTTTCCAGAATTGCTACTTGGTGCTTCGCCGGCCACATGGGGGAGCCTACAATGTAATTCTAGCTCATGGAAGGACAGACCCTGGACAGAGCACTGGATTTTCTATACAGAATTGCAGGATCGCAGCGAGCTCGGATTTTTCTCCGATTAAGCACAGCTTCAATTCATATCTAGGAAGGCCCTGGAAGCAGTATTCGAGATCAGTGGTAATGGAATCGAGCATAGATGATGCTATTTCATCGAGGGGTTGGGTCGAGTGGCCTGGTGCAGGATCCTATGCTAAAACACTCTACTTTGCAGAGTTCTCAAATACAGGCCCTGGAGCAGGAACTTCCAGGAGGGTAAATTGGCCTGGATTTCATGTAATTGGAGTTGAAGAGGCTGTCAAGTTTACTGTTGGCAATTTTATTGCTGGAACATCTTGGCTGCCTTCTACTGGAGTAACTTTTGTCTCTGGTCTCCACTGA
- the LOC110672711 gene encoding DNA repair protein RAD51 homolog isoform X1 yields the protein MEQQRHQKMVQQQQNEEVEEMQHGPFPVEQLQESGIAALDVKKLKDAGLCTVESVAYSPRKELLQIKGISEAKVDKIIEAASKLVPLGFTSASQLHAQRLEIIQITSGSRELDKILEGGIETGSITEIYGEFRSGKTQLCHTLCVTCQLPLDQGGGEGKAMYIDAEGTFRPQRLLQIADSRFGLNGADVLENVAYARAYNTDHQSRLLLEAASMMVETRFALMIVDSATALYRTDFSGRGELSARQMHLAKFLRSLQKLADEFGVAVVITNQVVAQVDGSAIFAGPQIKPIGGNIMAHASTTRLALRKGRGEERICKVISSPCLAEAEARFQISAEGVTDVKD from the exons ATGGAGCAACAAAGGCACCAGAAGATGGTTCAGCAACAACAAAATGAGGAAGTTGAGGAGATGCAGCATGGTCCTTTCCCTGTTGAGCAGCTCCAG GAGTCAGGAATTGCTGCCCTTGACGTTAAGAAGCTTAAAGATGCTGGTCTCTGCACTGTCGAGTCTGTTGCATACTCTCCTCGGAAAGAGCTTTTGCAAATTAAAGGAATCAGTGAAGCTAAAGTTGATAAAATCATTGAAGCAG CTTCCAAACTGGTGCCTTTGGGTTTTACTAGTGCCAGCCAACTTCACGCTCAGAGGTTAGAGATAATTCAGATAACATCTGGATCAAGAGAACTTGACAAAATTTTGGAAG GAGGAATTGAGACAGGATCTATTACTGAGATATATGGCGAGTTTCGCTCTGGCAAGACTCAACTGTGCCACACACTCTGTGTCACTTGCCAA CTACCATTAGATCAAGGGGGTGGTGAGGGTAAAGCAATGTACATTGATGCTGAGGGAACATTCAGGCCACAGAGACTGTTACAGATTGCGGACAG cagatttggacTAAATGGTGCTGATGTTTTGGAGAATGTGGCCTATGCTCGTGCATATAACACTGATCACCAATCAAGGCTTCTGCTTGAAGCAGCCTCTATGATGGTGGAAACAAG GTTTGCCCTTATGATAGTAGACAGTGCTACTGCCTTATACAGAACAGATTTCTCTGGAAGGGGTGAATTGTCTGCTCGACAAATGCATCTTGCTAAGTTCCTCAGGAGCCTTCAGAAGTTGGCAGATGAG TTTGGTGTGGCTGTTGTAATCACAAATCAAGTAGTAGCACAAGTAGATGGTTCAGCTATTTTTGCTGGGCCTCAAATCAAGCCTATTGGTGGTAATATCATGGCTCATGCTTCCACCACAAG GCTTGCTCTAAGGAAGGGAAGAGGCGAGGAGCGTATCTGTAAAGTAATAAGTTCTCCTTGTTTAGCTGAAGCTGAAGCACGATTTCAAATTTCTGCTGAAGGGGTAACTGATGTCAAGGACTAA
- the LOC110672711 gene encoding DNA repair protein RAD51 homolog isoform X2: MEQQRHQKMVQQQQNEEVEEMQHGPFPVEQLQESGIAALDVKKLKDAGLCTVESVAYSPRKELLQIKGISEAKVDKIIEAASKLVPLGFTSASQLHAQRLEIIQITSGSRELDKILEGGIETGSITEIYGEFRSGKTQLCHTLCVTCQLPLDQGGGEGKAMYIDAEGTFRPQRLLQIADRFGLNGADVLENVAYARAYNTDHQSRLLLEAASMMVETRFALMIVDSATALYRTDFSGRGELSARQMHLAKFLRSLQKLADEFGVAVVITNQVVAQVDGSAIFAGPQIKPIGGNIMAHASTTRLALRKGRGEERICKVISSPCLAEAEARFQISAEGVTDVKD, from the exons ATGGAGCAACAAAGGCACCAGAAGATGGTTCAGCAACAACAAAATGAGGAAGTTGAGGAGATGCAGCATGGTCCTTTCCCTGTTGAGCAGCTCCAG GAGTCAGGAATTGCTGCCCTTGACGTTAAGAAGCTTAAAGATGCTGGTCTCTGCACTGTCGAGTCTGTTGCATACTCTCCTCGGAAAGAGCTTTTGCAAATTAAAGGAATCAGTGAAGCTAAAGTTGATAAAATCATTGAAGCAG CTTCCAAACTGGTGCCTTTGGGTTTTACTAGTGCCAGCCAACTTCACGCTCAGAGGTTAGAGATAATTCAGATAACATCTGGATCAAGAGAACTTGACAAAATTTTGGAAG GAGGAATTGAGACAGGATCTATTACTGAGATATATGGCGAGTTTCGCTCTGGCAAGACTCAACTGTGCCACACACTCTGTGTCACTTGCCAA CTACCATTAGATCAAGGGGGTGGTGAGGGTAAAGCAATGTACATTGATGCTGAGGGAACATTCAGGCCACAGAGACTGTTACAGATTGCGGACAG atttggacTAAATGGTGCTGATGTTTTGGAGAATGTGGCCTATGCTCGTGCATATAACACTGATCACCAATCAAGGCTTCTGCTTGAAGCAGCCTCTATGATGGTGGAAACAAG GTTTGCCCTTATGATAGTAGACAGTGCTACTGCCTTATACAGAACAGATTTCTCTGGAAGGGGTGAATTGTCTGCTCGACAAATGCATCTTGCTAAGTTCCTCAGGAGCCTTCAGAAGTTGGCAGATGAG TTTGGTGTGGCTGTTGTAATCACAAATCAAGTAGTAGCACAAGTAGATGGTTCAGCTATTTTTGCTGGGCCTCAAATCAAGCCTATTGGTGGTAATATCATGGCTCATGCTTCCACCACAAG GCTTGCTCTAAGGAAGGGAAGAGGCGAGGAGCGTATCTGTAAAGTAATAAGTTCTCCTTGTTTAGCTGAAGCTGAAGCACGATTTCAAATTTCTGCTGAAGGGGTAACTGATGTCAAGGACTAA
- the LOC110651357 gene encoding conserved oligomeric Golgi complex subunit 3 isoform X2: protein MANKASPPNLHKSVAISKGYNFASTWEQNAPLLEKQQAAIVALSHAVAERPYPSNLAQDHISRQDNGGLAVSTEDSAFGDSQAIDAVLVNTNQFYKWFTDLESALKSETEEKYQHYVNTLTERIQTCDDILLQVDETLDLFNGLQLQHQAVATKTKTLHDACDRLLVEKQRLIEFAEALRSKLHYFDELENIATNFYSAKVNVGSENFLPLLKRLDECISYVESNPQYAESSIYLLKFRQLQSRALGMIRSHVLSGLKGASSQVQAAIRSTGGSKTSVSEGVEASVIYVRFKAAANELKPILEEIEGRSSKKEYAQVLEECHKLYCEQRLSLVKGIVLQRISEFAKKEALPSLTRSGCAYLMQVCQLEHQLFDHFFPSSSEDVSGLAPLVDPLSTFLYDTLRPKLIHEINVDLLCELVDILKVEVLGEQLSRRSESLAGLRPTLERILADIHERLTFRARTHIHDEIANYVPSDKDLDYPAKLEQSVEMKSETNSVEETPDVFKTWYPPLEKTLSCLSKLYRCLEPSVFTGLAQEAVEVCSLSIQKASKLIAKRTTAMDGQLFLIKHLLILREQIAPFDIEFLVTYKELDFSHLLEHLRRILRGQASLFDWSRSTSLARTLSPRVLESQVDAKKELEKSLKATCEEFIMSVTKLVVDPMLSFVTKVTAVKVALSSGNQNQKVDSIMAKPLKDQAFATPDKVAELVQKLTFILQRKNYTCEIKGDESENKNEISDSLTPQKSTLSRTALGKAFGSSNWSTD, encoded by the exons ATGGCAAACAAAGCGAGCCCTCCAAACCTCCACAAATCCGTTGCCATTTCCAAAGGATACAACTTCGCTTCTACTTGGGAGCAG AATGCTCCTCTCTTGGAGAAACAGCAAGCAGCAATCGTCGCATTGTCTCATGCCGTCGCCGAGCGACCATATCCTTCCAATTTG GCCCAAGATCATATCTCTAGGCAGGACAATGGGGGCTTGGCTGTTTCCACTGAGGATAGCGCTTTTGGAGATTCTCAAGCCATAGATGCAGTTTTAGTTAATACGAATCAG TTCTACAAATGGTTTACAGATCTTGAATCAGCCTTGAAATCAGAG ACAGAGGAGAAGTATCAGCACTATGTTAACACTTTGACAGAGCGCATACAGACATGTGATGATATACTTCTTCAG GTGGATGAAACTCTGGATTTATTTAATGGACTTCAGTTGCAACACCAAGCAGTAGCTACAAAGACTAAGACTCTTCATGATGCCTGTGACCGACTG TTGGTAGAGAAGCAAAGACTGATTGAGTTTGCAGAAGCACTTCGCAGTAAGCTCCACTACTTTGATGAATTGGAGAAT ATTGCTACCAATTTTTATTCTGCAAAAGTGAATGTTGGAAGTGAGAACTTTCTTCCACTGCTCAAACGGCTTGATGAGTGCATATC ATATGTTGAAAGCAATCCACAATATGCAGAATCTAGTATTTATTTGCTTAAATTTCGGCAACTCCAG TCTCGAGCCCTTGGTATGATTCGTTCTCATGTACTTTCTGGTCTGAAAGGCGCTTCTTCGCAG GTCCAGGCGGCAATCCGGAGCACTGGTGGCAGCAAGACATCTGTTTCTGAGGGTGTAGAGGCATCTGTTATCTATGTCCGATTCAAGGCAGCTGCAAATGAG CTGAAGCCCATATTGGAGGAAATTGAAGGCAGATCATCTAAAAAAGAGTATGCTCAAGTTCTTGAAGAATGCCACAAATTGTACTGTGAACAGCGGCTTTCTTTG GTAAAAGGCATTGTACTTCAACGAATATCTGAGTTTGCCAAGAAAGAGGCCTTGCCATCATTGACTAGATCTGGATGTGCATATCTAATGCAG GTTTGTCAGCTTGAGCACCAACTCTTTGATCACTTTTTCCCATCTTCCTCAGAGGATGTTTCTGGTTTGGCTCCATTGGTTGATCCTCT GTCTACTTTCTTGTATGATACATTGCGTCCAAAACTTATTCATGAAATCAATGTTGATCTTCTTTGTGAACTTGTTGACATACTTAAAGTTGAAGTCTTGGGAGAACAGCTTAGCAGACGGAGTGAGTCATTGGCTGGGCTACGTCCTACATTGGAAAGAATTTTGGCGGATATTCATGAACGGCTGACTTTCCGAGCTCGAACGCATATTCATGATGAG ATAGCTAATTACGTTCCTTCTGATAAAGACTTGGATTATCCTGCAAAgcttgagcaatctgttgagatGAAATCAGAAACTAATTCT GTTGAAGAAACTCCAGATGTATTTAAAACTTGGTACCCACCCCTGGAGAAAACTCTATCATGCCTTTCAAAGTTGTATCGTTGTCTAGAACCATCTGTTTTCACTGGTTTAGCACAG GAAGCAGTAGAAGTTTGCTCCCTTTCTATCCAA AAAGCAAGCAAACTCATTGCAAAGAGAACAACGGCAATGGATGGGCAGCTCTTCCTTATCAAACATCTTCTAATCTTGAGGGAGCAG ATTGCACCATTTGATATAGAATTTTTAGTCACATACAAGGAACTTGACTTCTCTCATTTGTTG GAACACTTAAGACGGATACTTAGAGGTCAGGCTTCTCTGTTTGACTGGTCGAGATCAACTTCACTAGCAAGAACTTTGTCTCCCCGAGTTCTAGAAAGTCAAGTAGATGCCAAGAAG gaacTGGAGAAAAGCCTAAAAGCAACTTGTGAGGAGTTCATCATGTCGGTCACTAAGCTGGTTGTGGATCCGATGCTTTCATTTGTTACCAAG GTTACTGCTGTAAAAGTTGCACTGTCTTCTGGTAATCAGAATCAGAAAGTAGACTCAATTATGGCCAAACCACTTAAGGATCAAGCATTTGCTACTCCAGATAAGGTGGCTGAACTTGTTCAGAAG TTAACCTTTATACTGCAACGAAAAAACTATACATGTGAGATTAAAGGGGATGAAAGTGAGAAcaaaaatgaaatctcagattCATTAACTCCACAAAAAAGTACGTTGTCAAGGACTGCCCTAGGGAAAGCTTTTGGAAGCAGCAATTGGTCAACCGACTAA
- the LOC110651357 gene encoding conserved oligomeric Golgi complex subunit 3 isoform X3, producing MANKASPPNLHKSVAISKGYNFASTWEQNAPLLEKQQAAIVALSHAVAERPYPSNLAQDHISRQDNGGLAVSTEDSAFGDSQAIDAVLVNTNQFYKWFTDLESALKSETEEKYQHYVNTLTERIQTCDDILLQVDETLDLFNGLQLQHQAVATKTKTLHDACDRLLVEKQRLIEFAEALRSKLHYFDELENIATNFYSAKVNVGSENFLPLLKRLDECISYVESNPQYAESSIYLLKFRQLQSRALGMIRSHVLSGLKGASSQVQAAIRSTGGSKTSVSEGVEASVIYVRFKAAANELKPILEEIEGRSSKKEYAQVLEECHKLYCEQRLSLVKGIVLQRISEFAKKEALPSLTRSGCAYLMQVCQLEHQLFDHFFPSSSEDVSGLAPLVDPLSTFLYDTLRPKLIHEINVDLLCELVDILKVEVLGEQLSRRSESLAGLRPTLERILADIHERLTFRARTHIHDEIANYVPSDKDLDYPAKLEQSVEMKSETNSVEETPDVFKTWYPPLEKTLSCLSKLYRCLEPSVFTGLAQEAVEVCSLSIQKASKLIAKRTTAMDGQLFLIKHLLILREQIAPFDIEFLVTYKELDFSHLLEHLRRILRGQASLFDWSRSTSLARTLSPRVLESQVDAKKELEKSLKATCEEFIMSVTKLVVDPMLSFVTKVTAVKVALSSGNQNQKVDSIMAKPLKDQAFATPDKVAELVQKIH from the exons ATGGCAAACAAAGCGAGCCCTCCAAACCTCCACAAATCCGTTGCCATTTCCAAAGGATACAACTTCGCTTCTACTTGGGAGCAG AATGCTCCTCTCTTGGAGAAACAGCAAGCAGCAATCGTCGCATTGTCTCATGCCGTCGCCGAGCGACCATATCCTTCCAATTTG GCCCAAGATCATATCTCTAGGCAGGACAATGGGGGCTTGGCTGTTTCCACTGAGGATAGCGCTTTTGGAGATTCTCAAGCCATAGATGCAGTTTTAGTTAATACGAATCAG TTCTACAAATGGTTTACAGATCTTGAATCAGCCTTGAAATCAGAG ACAGAGGAGAAGTATCAGCACTATGTTAACACTTTGACAGAGCGCATACAGACATGTGATGATATACTTCTTCAG GTGGATGAAACTCTGGATTTATTTAATGGACTTCAGTTGCAACACCAAGCAGTAGCTACAAAGACTAAGACTCTTCATGATGCCTGTGACCGACTG TTGGTAGAGAAGCAAAGACTGATTGAGTTTGCAGAAGCACTTCGCAGTAAGCTCCACTACTTTGATGAATTGGAGAAT ATTGCTACCAATTTTTATTCTGCAAAAGTGAATGTTGGAAGTGAGAACTTTCTTCCACTGCTCAAACGGCTTGATGAGTGCATATC ATATGTTGAAAGCAATCCACAATATGCAGAATCTAGTATTTATTTGCTTAAATTTCGGCAACTCCAG TCTCGAGCCCTTGGTATGATTCGTTCTCATGTACTTTCTGGTCTGAAAGGCGCTTCTTCGCAG GTCCAGGCGGCAATCCGGAGCACTGGTGGCAGCAAGACATCTGTTTCTGAGGGTGTAGAGGCATCTGTTATCTATGTCCGATTCAAGGCAGCTGCAAATGAG CTGAAGCCCATATTGGAGGAAATTGAAGGCAGATCATCTAAAAAAGAGTATGCTCAAGTTCTTGAAGAATGCCACAAATTGTACTGTGAACAGCGGCTTTCTTTG GTAAAAGGCATTGTACTTCAACGAATATCTGAGTTTGCCAAGAAAGAGGCCTTGCCATCATTGACTAGATCTGGATGTGCATATCTAATGCAG GTTTGTCAGCTTGAGCACCAACTCTTTGATCACTTTTTCCCATCTTCCTCAGAGGATGTTTCTGGTTTGGCTCCATTGGTTGATCCTCT GTCTACTTTCTTGTATGATACATTGCGTCCAAAACTTATTCATGAAATCAATGTTGATCTTCTTTGTGAACTTGTTGACATACTTAAAGTTGAAGTCTTGGGAGAACAGCTTAGCAGACGGAGTGAGTCATTGGCTGGGCTACGTCCTACATTGGAAAGAATTTTGGCGGATATTCATGAACGGCTGACTTTCCGAGCTCGAACGCATATTCATGATGAG ATAGCTAATTACGTTCCTTCTGATAAAGACTTGGATTATCCTGCAAAgcttgagcaatctgttgagatGAAATCAGAAACTAATTCT GTTGAAGAAACTCCAGATGTATTTAAAACTTGGTACCCACCCCTGGAGAAAACTCTATCATGCCTTTCAAAGTTGTATCGTTGTCTAGAACCATCTGTTTTCACTGGTTTAGCACAG GAAGCAGTAGAAGTTTGCTCCCTTTCTATCCAA AAAGCAAGCAAACTCATTGCAAAGAGAACAACGGCAATGGATGGGCAGCTCTTCCTTATCAAACATCTTCTAATCTTGAGGGAGCAG ATTGCACCATTTGATATAGAATTTTTAGTCACATACAAGGAACTTGACTTCTCTCATTTGTTG GAACACTTAAGACGGATACTTAGAGGTCAGGCTTCTCTGTTTGACTGGTCGAGATCAACTTCACTAGCAAGAACTTTGTCTCCCCGAGTTCTAGAAAGTCAAGTAGATGCCAAGAAG gaacTGGAGAAAAGCCTAAAAGCAACTTGTGAGGAGTTCATCATGTCGGTCACTAAGCTGGTTGTGGATCCGATGCTTTCATTTGTTACCAAG GTTACTGCTGTAAAAGTTGCACTGTCTTCTGGTAATCAGAATCAGAAAGTAGACTCAATTATGGCCAAACCACTTAAGGATCAAGCATTTGCTACTCCAGATAAGGTGGCTGAACTTGTTCAGAAG attCATTAA
- the LOC110651357 gene encoding conserved oligomeric Golgi complex subunit 3 isoform X1: MANKASPPNLHKSVAISKGYNFASTWEQNAPLLEKQQAAIVALSHAVAERPYPSNLAQDHISRQDNGGLAVSTEDSAFGDSQAIDAVLVNTNQFYKWFTDLESALKSETEEKYQHYVNTLTERIQTCDDILLQVDETLDLFNGLQLQHQAVATKTKTLHDACDRLLVEKQRLIEFAEALRSKLHYFDELENIATNFYSAKVNVGSENFLPLLKRLDECISYVESNPQYAESSIYLLKFRQLQSRALGMIRSHVLSGLKGASSQVQAAIRSTGGSKTSVSEGVEASVIYVRFKAAANELKPILEEIEGRSSKKEYAQVLEECHKLYCEQRLSLVKGIVLQRISEFAKKEALPSLTRSGCAYLMQVCQLEHQLFDHFFPSSSEDVSGLAPLVDPLSTFLYDTLRPKLIHEINVDLLCELVDILKVEVLGEQLSRRSESLAGLRPTLERILADIHERLTFRARTHIHDEIANYVPSDKDLDYPAKLEQSVEMKSETNSVEETPDVFKTWYPPLEKTLSCLSKLYRCLEPSVFTGLAQEAVEVCSLSIQKASKLIAKRTTAMDGQLFLIKHLLILREQIAPFDIEFLVTYKELDFSHLLEHLRRILRGQASLFDWSRSTSLARTLSPRVLESQVDAKKELEKSLKATCEEFIMSVTKLVVDPMLSFVTKVTAVKVALSSGNQNQKVDSIMAKPLKDQAFATPDKVAELVQKVNAAIQQELPVVMAKMKLYLQNASKRTILFKPIKTNIVEAHIQLQSLVKAEYSPQEQSIINMVSIQELQAQLDNLL, from the exons ATGGCAAACAAAGCGAGCCCTCCAAACCTCCACAAATCCGTTGCCATTTCCAAAGGATACAACTTCGCTTCTACTTGGGAGCAG AATGCTCCTCTCTTGGAGAAACAGCAAGCAGCAATCGTCGCATTGTCTCATGCCGTCGCCGAGCGACCATATCCTTCCAATTTG GCCCAAGATCATATCTCTAGGCAGGACAATGGGGGCTTGGCTGTTTCCACTGAGGATAGCGCTTTTGGAGATTCTCAAGCCATAGATGCAGTTTTAGTTAATACGAATCAG TTCTACAAATGGTTTACAGATCTTGAATCAGCCTTGAAATCAGAG ACAGAGGAGAAGTATCAGCACTATGTTAACACTTTGACAGAGCGCATACAGACATGTGATGATATACTTCTTCAG GTGGATGAAACTCTGGATTTATTTAATGGACTTCAGTTGCAACACCAAGCAGTAGCTACAAAGACTAAGACTCTTCATGATGCCTGTGACCGACTG TTGGTAGAGAAGCAAAGACTGATTGAGTTTGCAGAAGCACTTCGCAGTAAGCTCCACTACTTTGATGAATTGGAGAAT ATTGCTACCAATTTTTATTCTGCAAAAGTGAATGTTGGAAGTGAGAACTTTCTTCCACTGCTCAAACGGCTTGATGAGTGCATATC ATATGTTGAAAGCAATCCACAATATGCAGAATCTAGTATTTATTTGCTTAAATTTCGGCAACTCCAG TCTCGAGCCCTTGGTATGATTCGTTCTCATGTACTTTCTGGTCTGAAAGGCGCTTCTTCGCAG GTCCAGGCGGCAATCCGGAGCACTGGTGGCAGCAAGACATCTGTTTCTGAGGGTGTAGAGGCATCTGTTATCTATGTCCGATTCAAGGCAGCTGCAAATGAG CTGAAGCCCATATTGGAGGAAATTGAAGGCAGATCATCTAAAAAAGAGTATGCTCAAGTTCTTGAAGAATGCCACAAATTGTACTGTGAACAGCGGCTTTCTTTG GTAAAAGGCATTGTACTTCAACGAATATCTGAGTTTGCCAAGAAAGAGGCCTTGCCATCATTGACTAGATCTGGATGTGCATATCTAATGCAG GTTTGTCAGCTTGAGCACCAACTCTTTGATCACTTTTTCCCATCTTCCTCAGAGGATGTTTCTGGTTTGGCTCCATTGGTTGATCCTCT GTCTACTTTCTTGTATGATACATTGCGTCCAAAACTTATTCATGAAATCAATGTTGATCTTCTTTGTGAACTTGTTGACATACTTAAAGTTGAAGTCTTGGGAGAACAGCTTAGCAGACGGAGTGAGTCATTGGCTGGGCTACGTCCTACATTGGAAAGAATTTTGGCGGATATTCATGAACGGCTGACTTTCCGAGCTCGAACGCATATTCATGATGAG ATAGCTAATTACGTTCCTTCTGATAAAGACTTGGATTATCCTGCAAAgcttgagcaatctgttgagatGAAATCAGAAACTAATTCT GTTGAAGAAACTCCAGATGTATTTAAAACTTGGTACCCACCCCTGGAGAAAACTCTATCATGCCTTTCAAAGTTGTATCGTTGTCTAGAACCATCTGTTTTCACTGGTTTAGCACAG GAAGCAGTAGAAGTTTGCTCCCTTTCTATCCAA AAAGCAAGCAAACTCATTGCAAAGAGAACAACGGCAATGGATGGGCAGCTCTTCCTTATCAAACATCTTCTAATCTTGAGGGAGCAG ATTGCACCATTTGATATAGAATTTTTAGTCACATACAAGGAACTTGACTTCTCTCATTTGTTG GAACACTTAAGACGGATACTTAGAGGTCAGGCTTCTCTGTTTGACTGGTCGAGATCAACTTCACTAGCAAGAACTTTGTCTCCCCGAGTTCTAGAAAGTCAAGTAGATGCCAAGAAG gaacTGGAGAAAAGCCTAAAAGCAACTTGTGAGGAGTTCATCATGTCGGTCACTAAGCTGGTTGTGGATCCGATGCTTTCATTTGTTACCAAG GTTACTGCTGTAAAAGTTGCACTGTCTTCTGGTAATCAGAATCAGAAAGTAGACTCAATTATGGCCAAACCACTTAAGGATCAAGCATTTGCTACTCCAGATAAGGTGGCTGAACTTGTTCAGAAG GTAAATGCAGCTATTCAGCAAGAATTGCCCGTGGTGATGGCAAAGATGAAACTTTATCTGCAGAACGCATCAAAAAGAACAATACTTTTTAAACCAATAAA GACAAATATTGTGGAAGCACATATCCAATTACAATCCCTTGTAAAAGCCGAGTACTCCCCTCAAGAACAAAGCATCATTAATATGGTGTCCATACAGGAGCTGCAAGCACAACTTGATAATCTCCTTTAG